GCGACGCATGCGTACACGGACGTGTGGAGCGTTGCTCGGTGCATCGTGATCTCTCTCGTCGGAGGCGGTGGGGACGCCGACGGCCTGGGGGAACGGGGCCGTCGGCGCCCCCGGCTCTCTCAGACCGCGATCTCTTCCTGCCTCTCCGCCTGGGCGGACGGCCTCGCGGTGGTCCGCCGCCGCCCGGCCGCCGCCCAGCCGAGGGCGGCGAGGCCGACGGCCAGCCCGCTGCCGCCGAGCAGCCGCGACACCGTGTCGGTGGCGGGCGCCCGGTCCGGCTCGTCCGGGTTCCTGGCCGCGGCCGGTGCCGCCGCCGCGACCGGTGCGGTGCTCTTCAGTGCGAGCACCGGTGCGGGGTGCTCGGGCTCGGCCGCGCCCTTCTCCGGGACGTCGATCCAGCGCACCACCTCGCCGTCCGAGTAGGTCTGCACCGCCTTGAAGACCAGCTCGGGGGCGTCCTCGGGAAGCGGCCCCAGGGACAGGGGGAACTCCTGGAACTCCCCTGGCCGGATCGTGCCGCCCTCCCACAGGACGGACGTGACCGCCTCGGTAATCTCGTGGTCACCGTCCACGATCGGCTGCTTCAGCCGCTCCTTCTTCACCGTCGCCTTCCAGCCGGGAACGGGCTGGACCGACACATGCCCCAGGGGGTGCTCGGCCGGGAAGGCTATCTCCACACGCACGGTGGAGTCGCCATCCCGCTCGTTCGGCACCCGGAAGGCGGCCTTGGTGAAACCGCCGGGCTCGGCCGTCCCCGGATTGACGGAGACGTGGGCGAAGGCACCGGGCGCGGCGAGGAAAACGGCGGCGGCTCCGGCGACGGCCGCGGCCGACAGGCGGCGGCCGGACGGATGCCCGGGAGCGCGGGAAATCATGGGAATCGGTTCCTTTCAGCAGGGGGACGGGGACGCGGGGAGGGGGGAGGACGGCGGACCGCTGTGCTCAGTCGATGAGGGGCAGGTCCGGTACGGAGACGACCGCCGGGTCGACCTGGAAGATGGAGACGAGTCCCGCCATGCCCTCGTGGGTCTCCGAGTGCGAGAAGATGTGGCAGTGGATCATCCACTTGCCCGTCCTGGTGGGTGTCCAGACGATGTCGTAGGTCTGTCCCACGCCGACGTTCAGCGTGTCCATCTCCTGCGGGACGGGCAGCGGCCGGCCGTCCTGCGCCACCACCGTGAAGTGGCCGCTGTGCAGGTGGATCGGGTGGATCATCTCCGGGCCGGTGCCTACCAGACGGATACGGACCTTCTCGCCCACACGGGCGCTGAGGCGCTCGGTCGCCGGGAAGCTCTTGCCGTTGAACACGAAGCCCAGCGCGCCGTCGCCGATCATGATGCGGTAGTCACGGTCGGCCCGGATGTCGCCGGTACTCGGCACGACCTCCAGGGATCCGTAGAGTCCCTTGCCTTCCTGCTCGCCATGCATGTGCGAGTGGTACCAGTGGGTTCCCGGGCTGATCGCCTTCCACTCGTAGGTGTAGCTCTCGCCGGGCTCGATCTCGGGCTGTGTGAGGCCGGGTACGCCGTCCTGACTGTTGGGCAGGTCCATGCCGTGCCAGTGCACGGATGTCGGCTCGGGCAGATCGTTCTCGACGACGATGCGGACCGGGTCGCCCTCGTTCACGCGGATCACCGGGCCGGGGACGATGCCGTTGAAGGCGTATGCCTCGCGGACCTTGCCCGGCGCGGTCTCCCAGGAGACGGGCGCCGCGTGGAGTTTGAAGACCTTGACCCCGTCGACGACCTCGTAGGGCGCCAGTTGGGTGCCGTCCCCGAGGTCCTTGGCCTCGCCGGGCGCCCCGACCGCGGACGGGTTCGGCCGGTGCGGAGCCTCGGGAGCCAACTGCTTCATGAGGACGGGGGCGAAGGAGGTCAGGCCGATGACGGCGAAGAACGCGGCGCTCGACGCCAGGACGTGGGAGAGGCGGAACGTGCGGCGGGGTCCGGCCGGTGGAGGGTACGCGGGGTCGGGAGATTCCATGGAAGTGTGTCCTTCTCATGCGCTCATGAGGGCTGTGAGGAGAACCGGGGGGGCCGCCCGCGGGCGGCCCCCCGGCCGTGGTGGATCGCTACGAGCACTTGCTCTCGTAGTCGATCGGGTTGCGCTGACGGCAGGTCAGCTGGTCGTTGACCGCGTTGCTGGGCACGCGCTGAGCCCAGCCGTTGTAGACCAGCGGGACCGCGAGGACACCCTGACCACCCATGCCGGCATAGCCGGTGATCTTGTCGTCCATCTTGGTGTTGTCGTCACCGGTCAGGAGCATCCGGCCGACGACCTTGGCGTCCGAGATGTTGCCGTCGTTGTTCGGGTCGACGTCGACGACGGACATGGCGTTCGAGAACTTGCTCGAGACGTAGCCGTAGTAGCCTCCGCCCTTCTTGGCGCCGAAGTTGATGCCGTGGCACCCGGCGTCACAAGGGAGGTACTTCACGATCTTGTCCGTCTTGGGGTCGATCACCGTGATGTTCGACGTCAGGGTGTTCGCCACCAGGAGGGCACTGCCGTCCGGGGCGACCGGCAGCTGGATCGGCAGACCACCGAAGTCACCCGTGGCACCCTTGACCGGGTCGTAGTCGCCCCACAGGTCGATCTCCTTGTAGTGGGTCTTCGTGCCGCCGTCGACGCACGCGTCCTCCTTGAGGGAAATACACGAGACGGAACCACCGAGGAAGTTGGCCTCGTACGCCTTGGCGCCGTCCGGCGTCATGCCGGTCGCGATCGGCAGCTCGCCGGTCTTCTCCTTGCGGATGCCGCCGGTCGGAATGTCCACGACGGTCGAGTCGTAGGTGTTCA
This portion of the Streptomyces sp. NBC_01750 genome encodes:
- a CDS encoding YcnI family protein, which codes for MISRAPGHPSGRRLSAAAVAGAAAVFLAAPGAFAHVSVNPGTAEPGGFTKAAFRVPNERDGDSTVRVEIAFPAEHPLGHVSVQPVPGWKATVKKERLKQPIVDGDHEITEAVTSVLWEGGTIRPGEFQEFPLSLGPLPEDAPELVFKAVQTYSDGEVVRWIDVPEKGAAEPEHPAPVLALKSTAPVAAAAPAAARNPDEPDRAPATDTVSRLLGGSGLAVGLAALGWAAAGRRRTTARPSAQAERQEEIAV
- a CDS encoding multicopper oxidase family protein, producing MESPDPAYPPPAGPRRTFRLSHVLASSAAFFAVIGLTSFAPVLMKQLAPEAPHRPNPSAVGAPGEAKDLGDGTQLAPYEVVDGVKVFKLHAAPVSWETAPGKVREAYAFNGIVPGPVIRVNEGDPVRIVVENDLPEPTSVHWHGMDLPNSQDGVPGLTQPEIEPGESYTYEWKAISPGTHWYHSHMHGEQEGKGLYGSLEVVPSTGDIRADRDYRIMIGDGALGFVFNGKSFPATERLSARVGEKVRIRLVGTGPEMIHPIHLHSGHFTVVAQDGRPLPVPQEMDTLNVGVGQTYDIVWTPTRTGKWMIHCHIFSHSETHEGMAGLVSIFQVDPAVVSVPDLPLID